A genomic stretch from Helianthus annuus cultivar XRQ/B chromosome 1, HanXRQr2.0-SUNRISE, whole genome shotgun sequence includes:
- the LOC110869287 gene encoding probable NAD(P)H dehydrogenase (quinone) FQR1-like 1: MGKGAGCCPSKNRAPSVIQSEPDPIQTPETHSDHSIPIEPVVEPRKLRIFIVFYSMYGHVESLARNIKTGVEEIDGVEGVLFRVPETLSFETLTAMKVPVKGDDVPEILPEELVEADGLLFGFPTRFGCMSSQMKAFFDSTGGLWREQKLAGVPAGFFVSTGTQGGGQETTAWTAITQLAHHGMLYVPIGYTFGAGMFKMDSIRGGSPYGAGVYSGDGTREPSQRELELAQHQGKYMAMIVKRFGSHPT; this comes from the exons ATGGGCAAAGGAGCCGGGTGTTGCCCGAGCAAAAACAGAGCACCCTCTGTTATTCAATCAGAACCTGATCCAATTCAAACTCCAGAAACCCATTCCGATCACTCAATTCCAATCGAACCGGTTGTCGAACCCCGAAAACTGAGAATATTCATAGTGTTTTATTCAATGTACGGGCATGTTGAGAGTCTAGCAAGGAATATAAAGACAGGAGTTGAGGAAATTGATGGGGTTGAAGGGGTGTTATTTCGGGTGCCGGAAACGTTGTCGTTTGAGACTTTGACGGCGATGAAGGTTCCGGTGAAAGGTGATGATGTGCCGGAGATATTGCCGGAGGAATTGGTGGAGGCTGATGGGTTGTTGTTTGGGTTTCCGACGAGGTTCGGGTGTATGTCGAGTCAAATGAAGGCGTTTTTCGATTCGACTGGTGGGTTGTGGCGGGAGCAGAAGCTTGCCGGAGTTCCGGCCGGTTTTTTTGTTAGTACCGGGACGCAAGGAGGTGGTCAAGAAACTACGGC ATGGACGGCGATTACACAATTAGCGCACCACGGGATGCTATATGTTCCAATCGGGTATACATTTGGGGCCGGAATGTTCAAAATGGACTCGATCCGAGGTGGTTCCCCGTACGGCGCTGGAGTATATTCGGGGGACGGGACTAGAGAGCCGAGTCAAAGAGAACTTGAACTTGCGCAACACCAGGGTAAATATATGGCCATGATCGTCAAAAGATTTGGGTCTCACCCAACATAA